Genomic segment of Vitis riparia cultivar Riparia Gloire de Montpellier isolate 1030 chromosome 19, EGFV_Vit.rip_1.0, whole genome shotgun sequence:
CCCAAACTAATGGaagtaaataaaatagattgatgatgatgatggctgCACCAAACAGCATTTGATACCCAACCCACCAATCATAAAATTCAGTGACATGGGAGTGCATAAAGCAAAATAAGgtatactaaaattattttaaaatactttatatttccaaataatcttttatttggggaaatgaaaacaaagttgAAGAATTATTCTAAAacaatttattcattttaagatttttttttctttcacttggtaaatatatcataattttaaaaattattctattatttaatttatattatttaatacttatcattataataataaatatgcactcaaatatttataaaaataaacattacttattttttgtaaaaattttcataaagcTTACCGTTGGTCTAGTGATGCCAATCTCTTTGTTTATTGCTGCCTTTTAGGTTGGATTTCTCATACTCCTTTTTTCTACATATACCCATCCCACATTGAAAACTTATACAAACATTTCCTCCCATAGATTACATATGAGCTTGGCATAGAAATTAGTTACTTATAATGTGGCCCATCAAAATAAATGTATTTGGGCTGTACAGATTTTAGGGCTAAGGTGTTAATTTTGCCGATCCAATTTTGAACACATTTAGAATCAATAAAGAGGTGTTCACATTTTCCGtacaaaaatattcttaatttttgtgTATTCTTCGATAAAGAACTGTATGTATTTTCAATGAAGTTGAGATCGTacaatatattcttaatttgaGGCACTGACAtattgtggaccctgcatttcggctcatgcgttttcacTCGAATGGCGTGACtcgtttttctattttgaaaaaatgatttattattattattattatttttttagaaaatgacttggagtcgctacttatttttgttttatttttaaagggtaaacaaaataagaaagaaaaactctaagtgtgactcattatttggaaaatgtggtctgtgAAAACCAAAaatgggttcgggggtcaggttacttatcaagaaggtacgataaagaccgtagcaccccactaagtccctaaaaacgggttcctactaataaaatgaagcaagtaTGATAATTGATAAGTAAATCAATGGATATCgaatgaaaatcaaaacaaaatactCAAATGAATATGAGAGGCCAATAACATACCTGAGTGAGGAACTGATTTATTTCATGGGAAGTAAAGGTTAGTGAACAAACATAGGATGATTATGTGCATATCATGGAACAGAGTAAATCAATTATGTAAAGCAATcagatcaatcaatcaatcataaaatcatgtatgtggggcccccCACCAAGGCTggatttataaatttcattatttgaaattataagattattcatgcttattaaaaatgtgaaaatcgaaaaataattaaagatcaAGGAGAATTTATGAAAGGTGAATGTCAGGGAGAAATATGGCAGCCTAGTTTATTAAGGAGcggaaaatatttaaaatcaatgaaagaaagtaaaaataaaatgaaaataaaataataataataatagataaaataaatgaaataaaataaaaatagaaatgaaaatgaaaataaaaataataatagtaacaataataggaaataaataaataagcaaaatgaaaaaggcACGCCCCTGAGGAAAATCGCAAGAGTTGATTTGTTAAAATGGATTTATTTAAGATCAAGAAAGAAGGagaaatgaagaattaaaatcaagtaaaaacgagatttttttggaaatccaTTTTTGAAAGTGTGCATGAGAATAGAGGAGTGGGACACGTGGGAATTGGATGGGCAAGTGGTGGAAGTTAATACTGGGGGTTTAATTGAATGCAGATTCATAATCTCAGTACTGATTCCATCCATTGCAAGAATATCAGCAGCCTTGAGTGCTAGGCCTCCCTACCCATTGTCTTTATAGTCCACCCATGTTGTTTCTCAAATCTGTACCTCTCTGAATTAGTCGCTTTTTGTCCATTGGCTACCCCACTCAGCAAAGGCCGCTCAAAAGTTGTTCTCATCATGTACTCAGCAAAAATTTCTTGGTCAATGGCAGATGGGTTTTTGTAATAATGAGAGGTGGAGACGAGAATGGTGAGGGCGTGAACATGGTTAACACTAACGCTGAATTGATCTTGcaacactctctctctctcactgatCACACATGCTCATAGGCACTTCCTCCTTTCTTTCCTTGTTAGCAGAATCCATCTCATTGTAGACGAAGTTACTGGAAACGGCCATCAACATGATCCAGAACACCAGAAATTTTCTCTCAGCTAGTTCTCTTCTCCTTGCTCTCCCCTCCTTCTcagtttttccatttttcatcaCTCTCTGAAAAGCTCCCTCTAAATCTTCGCCTCTCAAGCAACCTCCTTCCCTTTCTATCTCTTCTTCCTTGCTCAAAAGACCCTCATTCTCCAGCTGATCTCTTCCCTCTCTCTATCTCCTGCTTCAAAATCTGAATAATCATGGATTTCTCAATCAACCCGTGTTTTCAAGGAGTTGAGCACACCATACATGTTCTAAACCTGACCATACTGCCTCAAAAGGGTAATCTCCTACTCCGCCTCGTTCTTCATCTTGGCCCTGTACTGGTAAGGAATGGCAGCAACCCGAGCCCATAGTACAAACATAAACGCATAACTCATGGCAAAAACAGGTACTGCAAGTCCATTCATGAGGTGAATCAAGTTGTCTGCAATTGATTGAAGCTGTTTAGCCGCTGACCAAGAGCAAGATACACTCCATGAAAGAGATCAAGAATGCCCAGGCGGGTGATGTCGTTGATACTTGCTGGATTGATGACGCCCAAATGATTGGTTACaggtgtgaaaaaaaaagacCCAGTTTCCTTCTCAGACACGAGAAGCATGCTCATGTCGATCAACAATTCTTCTTCAAGCTTCGGAACGCAGCATCTGTGCCTGTGTGCGTGAGCAGTAGGCTAAGGAATTCAGACATTATATGTGTTGTATTATTGATGCCGAGGTGGGACACTACTTTTATTATTGATCATGTGGAATGAAGGTAAGTGAATGGGTGAGGTCACTCCGGGGTTATTTTAGGTTGATTGATGGTCATTATCTGAAGAGCTGCTAGTGGGAGAAATGAGAATGACGATCTGGGAGGGAATGTGATGGGTTATAACCTGAGGAAGGGGCATGAGGAGGGACTAGCGGGTATGAAGATGAGGAACGAACAGGTGGTGGCGAGCATGTTAATGGGTATGATAGGTGTATTGGGTATGGGTGTGATCAGTAGAGTGACTTATGGAGAGTATAGCATGGGGAATGAGTAAAAAAAGAATGGGTATGCCGATGGCTTTGATGGGTATGAATGTTTAGAAGACGGTAAGCTGGTCATGACGTCCTAGGCGAGAATGGTTTGGCCTGGCCCTCAAATTTGATGGAATGGATTTTGGATGGAAAAGTTTGTGAAGGTACGTCTAGCCATGCACGGCCATGCATAGGCGCTCCCATTTCATCTCAATGTCCAGAATTGTTCCTGAGATTTCCCGGTATCTCTACCCAATGATAGCGTCACCTACCACATCTGGACAACTCTCCACTATCATTCACTTGAACCAAAACCTTCAAATGCTTTCTTCTCATTATTTACACCTTCAACCATGGCCAGATTGAGGACTGTAGCCAGAAGCTGTTTCATCTTATTGCTCTGCAAATGCTCAATAAAATAGCATTCAATGTCTTTTGGAAGCTGTGGTGCTCTTTCATTCATCTCCTCAACGTAGCTTTCGCCAAAACAACGGTGACCAACGTCGTGGACTTGCCAGATGTGAGAGACTGGTTTAGTTCTTGAGACAGCCATAACGCGGACTTGATCGGACCGACGACCTGACCTCTCTGCTGTTTGACGAACACGGAATATGACGGACCGGAGCGGCCATGCCAGAGTCATTTTACAAGCTGGAACTATATGGTCAATAGACAAATTCTTGAAACTTGGGGAAAAAGAAACAGCTCTGAAATCTAAGTCTCAGACCGATTCCCCAACACTGTTTGCCATAATGATCCTTGCATGCTCTAACAAGATCATGCATAAAGCTGCATGCCCAGTAGGCCGTATCATGATTGCTGAATCCTTTTTGAAGCAAACACATAGCCCGGCGGATGACTGCGTCTGATAGGTCAGATGCTGCTACAGTTCATATACCAATGACCATCATCCTCTTCATCTGAGCTCTCTCAGAAACACTCCGATCAAGACAACCAGACCAAACATGATACCCAACTTTCGAAAAAATTACCAGAAACAGAGGGGAGGgtgaagaaaaacagagcatagAAAAAAACATGTTGTAAATATAGCTTCATTTCATGATGATCAATGAGCAGGAAGTGGGTGGGAAAATCTCAAGCAGATCCAAAGCAGAAGTGAAAACAATAACTCTAAACACCTCACAGTTAATAAGATAACAAGAAGTTCACCAATTTTTCGAGTCAAATCAAAGAAACAGAGGAAGAATCAGCAACACAGGTGGAAAACCGACAAATAAATCATCTAAGACATCCAGTGAAATGATACCCAGAATCAAAAAAATGTATGGTTCACCGTGAGCTTACCTGAAAATGCACTAGATGTCTTCCCCCCAgcttcctctctctctccccccgtTTTTTTCTCTGTAACCTCTGTTTCCTTCTCTCCTAAGCTCCCCCAAAAACGGCAGCAAAAGCaccaccctctctctctctgtaaCCAAAACCAGAATATCCCCCCGCCTGCTGGCAGCTTGCTCTCCAAGAAAATATCTCTCCCCAAAAACCACCCAGCAAGCTTGCCAAAAACACCTCCTCTCTAACGGCCAAAAGATTCCATAACAGGTGTCCATTCTTCATTGCTTCCTCAACCCACTATTGAGATTCACTGACAGCCAATCCAAAGACAACAcgtggctccttgagagccCTCCATCTGGTAAGAACAAGCCGTAGAAAACCTACCCCAAAATGGGGTCTACACATACATTTTCTGtacaaaaatattcttaatttttgtgTATTCTTCAATGAAGAACTCTATGTATTTTCAATGAAGTTAAGATCGTACAACATATTCTTAATTTGACTCGACTTAGAGGCACAGGCATACATTCTCTAGCTAtacaaaaatattcttaatttttgtgCATTCTTCAATGAAGAACTCTAtgtattttcaatgaaattgaGATCGTACAACATATTCTTAATTTGACTCGACTTAGAGGCACTAACATCTTCCTCCTAAATTCATTGTATGTGTAAATGGCACCTTCTTCCCAAACTTAGTGTATGTGTAAATGAAAGAGAGTTGATTCAAAAATCCAAACAATCttctactttttaaattttatgaacccaatttatgattttccatttaaaaaaatcgaCAATAACTAAATTCAACCAAAAATTACATACATATCTATAATATATAATACCTATTAGTTATATTAccaacttaattttattatggaGTAGCATACCACATCTATATGGTTTATAATTGAGCTACTTATTAATGCTATGAGAAGGTTATATCAATAGCTATATACATTCATCTCCTCAAGATAGAATAATATGACTTGACATAGTTACAATAATGTAATTTAAATAGGTCTAttataatagtatttttaagCTTTCGGATCATAATGTTTGATAGACTTTTTGGTTTGGgccaaaatttaatatttaaaaaaataattattggtttttattattaaatcatgGAATTTATTGTTACTAAACAGAatcaaatgttatttttaatattaaaaaaattaaatattttgaattttgtatctaataaaaaaatttaaaaataagtagcagattaatataaacaaataaataaataaataaacaatttaaaatcttagcaaaaagttaaaaaaaaaaaaaaaaaaaaacaagacgtAAGTTAATTTTCTTTGAGTGTCACATGACTCCCCACTAGATAAGGGATTGGAAGTAGAAGGAATAAATTATGAAGCATATACATGCGGAAAAGAGTATTGACAAGGATGTTTTAATCAGTAGCTATTGCTTTTGACCCAGAAATATAGAATTGATTTTCCAAGTGGTTGTGAATGCAAGGATATGTCCTTCCATGTAATACCCCAACCCAAGATTTTGTTGGCTTTGTGAAGTACGaagaataattattattattattattattattttgtctgGGCTTATTAATAATTACCTGATTGGGCTTTTAATTCATGACTAAAAAATTTGGGCCAAAACTTCCAAAGGTTAGCCTCCAACGTTTCAAATCGAGATGGCAATATGGGTCAACTTTATCCAAATCTTGTCCGGTTTATTTATACCCATTCTCATCcatacctaaaaataaaaataaaataaaataaacacgcaaaaattttaaaaaataaaaaaaagtaaaaaataaacagGACAAGGTAATATTAGGAAATTTTCATATCTGccccatttgatttcttttttttttttttgaaaattttaaattatgttaaaaataaatataatttataaaaaattaaatattacaactttttattatttatttgtatgaaAAGTATAAGAATTTATTTGTATATGCTCAAAAGaggtgaaaatgaaaaaataaaataaaataattttttttatttaatattatgtatAATAATTGGGACAAGACAAAACttaggttttaaaatttttttgtcaaactcatttcaaattcatcttTATCTCAAATTCGTCACTTTAAAGAAGGGGTATCTCAAAAACCGTCTTATTGTCATCCCTAGATCCAAATCCTATATATCATGCCAGTTTCCTAATTATACTATAGTGGACAacgaaaaaaaacaaaaacaaagagaaggaATGAGAAGTTTTCTTAGACAAAGTAGATAAGATGGTGATCGATTCAACTCACATAGTAGGTCTCTCATCTACTACTGTagattttttaatcatttttcttttcttttaagtgAAAGATTGGTAATTGGAGGGTTGGAGTTCACTTATGCTTTCTAAATTTTATGGTTTTGGTTCAAAGACTATTGAAAAGAGTTGAAGGTTCTAGGGATTTCCAGGAATATCAAGTAGAATACGTATCAAATTGATGATAAGAATTGCAttattaatctaaaattatttgactaattaaaaaaaaaaaaaaaaaaacatgaatctGGTAACAAGAAAGTAAGAAAAGAATCTAAATTAGTAGTATGTATGAATATCAAGTAGTTGGCAAATAAGCTACAAATTATGGTAACAAGAAAACACTCGTGTCACAAAAATATGCAACTTATGAATCTGGGTACCATTCAAAAGATAGTTGAAAAACACAGTTTTGAGtgttagagaaaaaaaagactaaataaatttgtttaatattataTCTACATATGGATGTACGGTTGGCATTACTAGTTTTATATATGCTTTCcaatttgttttctatattatcAATCATGTCCACACCTCTCTTGGCTCACAAATCTTCTTTTGAATAACTAAGTTACATATTGCCAAATTACTCTACTATTTGTATCTTTGGCTCTAAACCTTATGCAACACCTATGGCCTCTAGAATCGTGctctttattaattaaagaCAGTACTCCTCTCTCAGACCCCACTCCGTATATAAATCTTGTTGGGTTTTATAGTATTGCACCATTACTTGCCTTCACATTTCTTTTAATGTTGATAATTTATGTCAATTCATTCATGCTCTAACTCACACTCACTTTTAGATAGTTAAATGACTTCTTTGGTATCATAAGGGGGTTGTTCAATTCATGGTCTTACTCTTCATGTAGCCTGTTTTTTGgatcttttgtttattttgatacATGCTGGTATAGTTGCCTGAAGAATCATTACAGTACAATGGCTATTGTGCTTTCTTTGGAAATAGTTTTGCCTCTTGATAGGCTAGTAAATAAAAGGCGGTCTCTCAATTTGGTATTGCATTTGAATAACATAGTTGCATTTCAGTACCATGTTATTTACAAATACTACCTCAAAATTGGTTTGAATTCAATTCATGTTTTTCCCTTATTCCATATACCTTTTATATTGTGTGACAATTTAAGTTCAACCTATTTGGCTATGAACCCTATTTCACGttctcatatcaaatatgagGATATTGACTTCCCCTTATGCATAATCGAGTACTTTAATAAATCATTAGATGTCAAGTTCGTGTCTTTTGCTCATCCATTGGTAGATGCTATaaccaaggaagaaaatatcggtaattacggatatatcggtacttcgattttacggatatatcggatatatcggagatatatcggcggatattttggaaaaaaatatcgatagactcaaaattgttaaaaactcatgaaaatataaggaaaacctcataataatataattagaagtataataaacattttaaagttgttttattgaaaaaattgatatacatatgatataatttacgatattagatg
This window contains:
- the LOC117908186 gene encoding pyridoxal phosphate homeostasis protein-like, which produces MTLAWPLRSVIFRVRQTAERSGRRSDQVRVMAVSRTKPVSHIWQVHDVGHRCFGESYVEEMNERAPQLPKDIECYFIEHLQSNKMKQLLATVLNLAMVEGVNNEKKAFEAAKQLQSIADNLIHLMNGLAVPVFAMSYAFMFVLWARVAAIPYQYRAKMKNEAE